In Schlegelella aquatica, one DNA window encodes the following:
- a CDS encoding DUF4382 domain-containing protein, which translates to MEFFAKMTAWLRPWMMATMAFWLASCGGGAGSGGTGIVRVSLTDAPSCYEHVYVTVTRVSIHRSPSALPDDGGWSHIDVTPARRIDLLSLTNGVLEELGQTALPAGRYSQIRLILAANGGTAPYANSVVVNGEEQALHTPSSQQSGLKLHAQLDVAAGQTLDVVLDFDACKSVVQAGNSGKYLLKPVISVIPLAAGTAQAVAGYVDASAAGTTVSLQQAGVVVRSTQAAADGRFFLSPVPQGTYTLVLAGPGKKTAVVTGVPVGSGVTTVSTQAAPIAMQASGTADVTGTIVQSPAPAGGIDATVRALQNVGGGRVEVAAVRVAGAENEPSKAYALNGLATAAPRVATYTAGAVTPTFADAPGVAGQYRIEASVPGADPKTADVTLPPSATEDFTF; encoded by the coding sequence ATGGAGTTCTTCGCGAAGATGACCGCGTGGCTGCGTCCCTGGATGATGGCCACCATGGCGTTCTGGTTGGCCTCCTGTGGAGGAGGTGCCGGCTCCGGCGGCACCGGGATCGTGCGCGTCTCGCTCACCGATGCGCCGAGCTGCTATGAACACGTGTACGTGACGGTGACGCGCGTGAGCATCCACCGCAGTCCGTCGGCCCTGCCGGACGACGGCGGCTGGTCGCACATCGACGTGACGCCCGCGCGTCGGATCGACCTGCTGTCTTTGACGAACGGGGTCCTGGAGGAGTTGGGGCAGACGGCGCTGCCCGCGGGTCGCTACAGCCAGATCCGTCTGATCCTGGCGGCCAACGGTGGCACGGCGCCCTACGCCAACTCCGTGGTCGTGAACGGCGAGGAGCAGGCGCTCCACACCCCGAGCTCTCAGCAAAGCGGCCTCAAGCTCCATGCCCAGTTGGACGTGGCTGCCGGGCAGACGCTGGATGTGGTGCTGGACTTCGACGCCTGCAAGTCGGTGGTGCAGGCGGGCAACTCCGGCAAGTACCTCCTCAAGCCGGTCATCTCGGTCATCCCGCTCGCGGCCGGCACGGCCCAGGCGGTGGCAGGGTACGTCGACGCGAGCGCGGCCGGCACGACCGTGTCGCTGCAGCAGGCCGGCGTGGTGGTGCGCTCGACGCAAGCCGCGGCCGACGGGCGCTTCTTCCTGTCGCCGGTCCCGCAGGGCACCTACACGCTGGTCCTCGCCGGGCCCGGGAAGAAGACCGCGGTGGTCACCGGCGTGCCCGTGGGCAGCGGCGTCACCACGGTCAGCACCCAGGCAGCTCCGATCGCGATGCAGGCGTCCGGCACCGCCGACGTGACCGGCACGATCGTCCAGTCGCCGGCGCCCGCCGGCGGCATCGACGCCACGGTGCGCGCGCTGCAGAACGTCGGCGGCGGGCGTGTCGAGGTGGCCGCGGTCCGCGTCGCAGGGGCCGAGAACGAGCCTTCCAAGGCGTACGCGCTCAATGGCTTGGCGACCGCCGCGCCGCGTGTGGCGACCTACACGGCCGGCGCGGTCACTCCCACGTTCGCCGACGCGCCCGGCGTCGCGGGTCAGTACCGCATCGAGGCGTCGGTGCCCGGCGCGGATCCGAAGACGGCGGACGTCACGCTGCCCCCGAGCGCCACGGAAGACTTCACCTTCTGA
- a CDS encoding class II glutamine amidotransferase — MCQLLGMNCNTPTDIVFSFTGFATRSQEHADGFGIAFFEGRGVRLFVDHQAAVRSPVADLVRRYPIRSTNVIAHIRKATQGPVGLENCHPFVRELWGRYWVFAHNGDLQGFEPRLHAAFRPVGDTDSERAFCWLMQELAKNHARVPSPQELTETLRELAAVPARHGTFNFMLSNGHALWAHCSTRLHYLVRQHPFSTARLQDEDMTVNFAEVTTPNDRVAVIVTEPLTADEPWIPFEPGQLRAFLDGAPLPV, encoded by the coding sequence ATGTGCCAACTGCTCGGCATGAACTGCAACACCCCGACAGACATCGTGTTCAGCTTCACGGGGTTTGCCACGCGCTCGCAGGAGCACGCGGACGGCTTCGGCATCGCCTTCTTCGAAGGGCGGGGCGTGCGGCTTTTCGTCGATCACCAAGCGGCGGTGCGTTCCCCGGTGGCCGATCTCGTGCGCCGCTACCCGATCCGCAGCACGAACGTCATCGCCCACATCCGCAAGGCCACGCAAGGCCCCGTCGGGCTCGAGAACTGCCACCCCTTCGTCCGCGAGTTGTGGGGCCGCTACTGGGTCTTCGCTCACAACGGCGACCTCCAAGGCTTCGAGCCCCGGCTTCACGCCGCTTTCCGCCCGGTGGGCGACACCGACAGCGAGCGCGCCTTCTGCTGGCTGATGCAGGAGTTGGCGAAGAACCACGCCCGCGTACCGAGCCCGCAGGAGCTCACCGAAACCTTGCGCGAGCTGGCCGCAGTCCCGGCGCGTCATGGCACCTTCAACTTCATGCTGAGCAACGGCCACGCGCTGTGGGCCCATTGCTCGACGCGCCTGCATTACCTGGTGCGACAGCACCCCTTCAGCACGGCCCGGCTCCAGGACGAGGACATGACGGTGAACTTCGCGGAGGTGACCACCCCGAACGACCGGGTGGCCGTGATCGTCACGGAGCCGCTGACGGCCGACGAACCATGGATCCCCTTCGAACCCGGTCAGCTGCGCGCGTTTCTGGACGGGGCGCCTTTGCCGGTGTGA
- a CDS encoding SBBP repeat-containing protein, which yields MTRKTLRTLWPTALALSLAACGGGGGGDDDNGSGGGQLPTPTAYTKQWGTASNETIMAVKTDGQGNVYVFGMTAGTLSGQSSRGGVDLVLTKYGPDGRLAWERQFGSSGNDEAGGLTVDAQGRIIVAATVQGSVEGEPHAGGPDVLVAAFGSDGQRLWTRQWGTSGGDVGKAVAAAPSGEILVTGQRNGGALLVLKLAADGSTVADLSRVEDTATEGHGIAVSGNSFYVTGKTTHGMDGKSYAGGQGDAFITKRRTSDGTREWTDLIGTAADEGARALAVDASGNVLLTGYTHGALGGGTADSRGDIFVAKYNASGTRQWLQRTGSTAEDAGYAIATDAQGNAYVAGHSAGSFAGTTALGNVDMVLLKYDGGGNPLWVRRLGSALADTAWAVATDAQARVYLGGQTLGAVDGLVSQGGMDMVLARYDASGNKQ from the coding sequence ATGACGCGGAAGACATTGCGTACCTTGTGGCCCACGGCACTCGCCCTCTCCCTGGCGGCGTGCGGTGGCGGAGGCGGTGGAGACGACGACAACGGCTCGGGCGGAGGGCAACTGCCGACGCCGACCGCCTACACGAAGCAATGGGGCACGGCCAGCAACGAAACCATCATGGCGGTGAAGACGGACGGGCAAGGAAACGTCTATGTCTTCGGCATGACGGCGGGCACCCTGAGCGGCCAGTCGTCGCGGGGCGGCGTGGACCTCGTGCTCACCAAGTACGGCCCGGACGGCCGACTGGCGTGGGAGCGTCAATTCGGCTCGTCGGGCAACGACGAGGCCGGCGGCCTCACCGTCGATGCCCAAGGCCGCATCATCGTCGCGGCCACCGTGCAGGGCTCGGTCGAGGGAGAGCCGCACGCAGGGGGACCGGACGTGCTGGTGGCCGCTTTCGGCAGCGACGGCCAGCGTCTGTGGACGCGCCAGTGGGGCACGAGCGGCGGCGATGTGGGCAAGGCGGTGGCCGCGGCTCCAAGCGGCGAGATCCTCGTGACGGGTCAGAGGAACGGCGGCGCTTTGCTCGTGTTGAAACTCGCCGCCGATGGCAGTACGGTGGCCGACCTCTCCCGCGTCGAGGACACCGCGACCGAGGGCCATGGGATCGCAGTGTCCGGCAATTCCTTCTACGTGACGGGCAAGACGACCCACGGCATGGACGGGAAGAGCTATGCGGGCGGGCAAGGCGACGCCTTCATCACCAAGCGCCGCACCTCGGACGGCACGCGCGAGTGGACGGATCTGATCGGCACGGCGGCCGATGAGGGCGCGCGCGCGTTGGCGGTCGATGCTTCGGGCAACGTGCTCCTCACGGGCTACACGCACGGCGCGCTCGGCGGCGGCACCGCCGACTCGCGCGGCGACATCTTCGTGGCGAAGTACAACGCCAGCGGCACCCGGCAGTGGCTGCAACGCACCGGCTCCACGGCCGAAGACGCGGGCTACGCGATCGCCACCGACGCGCAGGGCAACGCCTATGTCGCGGGCCACAGCGCAGGGTCGTTCGCCGGCACCACGGCGCTGGGCAACGTCGACATGGTGCTGCTCAAGTACGACGGCGGCGGCAACCCGCTGTGGGTGCGCCGGCTGGGCTCGGCGTTGGCCGACACCGCGTGGGCGGTCGCGACCGACGCTCAGGCGCGCGTCTACCTCGGTGGACAGACCCTGGGTGCCGTCGACGGACTCGTCTCGCAGGGTGGGATGGACATGGTCCTGGCCCGCTACGACGCCTCGGGCAACAAGCAATGA
- a CDS encoding DUF1800 domain-containing protein yields the protein MKRLVWSELLGWTRNATAFVLVLGMLGCGGGSGAVSDMPASREEAARFLTQATFGPTDRDIDAVMSMGYRDWIEDQFRRGGAPVHREHWDRADAEIKAANPAGKAGQREVLDSFWSRAIRGDDQLRQRVAFALSQIFVISMLDAGVAANARGAAGYMDMLALHSFGNYRDLLDAVARHPMMGLYLSHLRNQKDDPATGRVPDQNFAREVMQLFTIGLNQLRSDGTPVLDAQGQPLETYTSDDIVGLSHVFTGFSWYSDRDEDACFYGRSTCQHPDRQWHGMRAYAKFHSTREKRFLGHTVAAGTNAEDSLRAALDVLFHHPNVGPFIGKQLIQRLVTSNPSPAYVQRVAAAFDDNGAGVRGDMKAVVRAILLDPEARSEARARDPAFGKLREPVLRLTAFLRAFNATSDSGRYLVGITDDAGTSLGQSPLRAPSVFNFYRPGYVPPGTALAAAGLVAPEMQITHAASVGGYANYMLSAVRYGVGQNGVDHKAPRRDVQVDFSAELAIAEHPDELVERMNQRLLYGQMTEGLRNEIRRALESVAIPVLPPTSSNLAQIQAAKLKRVQIAVLLTLVSPEFVVQR from the coding sequence GTGAAGCGACTCGTATGGAGCGAGCTGCTGGGATGGACGCGCAATGCGACCGCCTTCGTCCTCGTGCTAGGAATGTTGGGGTGTGGCGGTGGTTCGGGCGCGGTGTCGGACATGCCAGCCAGTCGCGAGGAAGCGGCGCGCTTCCTGACGCAGGCCACGTTCGGGCCCACGGATCGCGACATCGACGCCGTGATGTCGATGGGTTATCGGGACTGGATCGAGGATCAGTTCCGGCGCGGGGGTGCGCCCGTGCACCGTGAGCACTGGGACCGAGCCGATGCGGAGATCAAGGCCGCGAACCCCGCGGGCAAGGCCGGCCAGCGCGAGGTGCTCGACAGCTTCTGGTCACGCGCCATCCGGGGGGACGACCAGCTGCGACAGCGCGTGGCGTTCGCGCTGTCGCAGATCTTCGTGATCTCGATGCTCGACGCTGGGGTCGCCGCCAATGCGCGCGGCGCGGCAGGCTACATGGACATGCTGGCCCTGCACAGCTTCGGCAACTACCGCGACCTCCTCGACGCGGTCGCACGGCATCCGATGATGGGCCTGTACCTCTCCCACCTGCGAAACCAGAAGGACGATCCCGCCACCGGGCGGGTGCCCGACCAGAACTTCGCCCGCGAGGTGATGCAGCTGTTCACCATCGGACTCAACCAGCTGCGCTCCGACGGCACGCCCGTGCTCGATGCACAGGGACAACCGCTGGAGACATACACCAGCGACGACATCGTCGGACTGTCCCACGTGTTCACAGGCTTCAGCTGGTACAGCGATCGGGACGAGGACGCCTGCTTCTACGGGCGATCCACCTGCCAGCATCCGGATCGTCAGTGGCATGGAATGCGCGCGTACGCGAAGTTCCATTCCACACGCGAGAAGCGGTTTCTGGGGCACACCGTGGCAGCCGGCACGAACGCCGAAGACAGCCTGCGCGCAGCCTTGGATGTGCTCTTCCATCACCCCAACGTCGGACCATTCATCGGCAAGCAGCTGATCCAGCGACTGGTGACGAGCAACCCGAGTCCTGCGTACGTGCAGCGCGTGGCAGCCGCCTTCGACGACAACGGCGCGGGCGTGCGCGGCGACATGAAGGCCGTGGTTCGAGCCATCCTGCTCGATCCCGAAGCCCGCAGCGAGGCACGGGCCCGCGATCCTGCCTTCGGCAAACTGCGCGAGCCGGTGCTGCGTCTGACGGCGTTCCTGCGCGCCTTCAATGCCACGTCCGACAGTGGACGCTACCTCGTTGGCATCACCGACGACGCGGGAACCTCGCTGGGACAGTCGCCCCTGCGCGCGCCCTCGGTCTTCAACTTCTACCGCCCAGGCTACGTGCCCCCGGGTACGGCCCTCGCCGCGGCGGGCCTCGTGGCGCCCGAGATGCAGATCACGCATGCTGCATCCGTCGGGGGCTATGCCAACTACATGCTGTCCGCCGTTCGCTACGGCGTCGGCCAGAACGGTGTGGACCACAAGGCCCCGCGACGTGACGTGCAGGTGGACTTCTCGGCCGAACTGGCGATCGCGGAGCACCCGGATGAGCTCGTCGAGCGCATGAACCAGCGGCTCCTGTACGGGCAAATGACCGAGGGCTTGCGCAACGAGATTCGCCGAGCCCTCGAGTCGGTCGCCATCCCTGTGCTCCCGCCGACCTCGTCGAACCTGGCGCAGATCCAGGCCGCCAAGCTCAAGCGCGTGCAGATCGCGGTGCTGCTGACGCTGGTGTCACCCGAGTTCGTCGTTCAACGGTAA
- a CDS encoding DUF1501 domain-containing protein encodes MGLISASRREFLRRAGALSAVGAAGGPFAFNLATLGAAAAQTAPTDYKALVCVFLLGGNDSFNTVLATDPDSWSAYNAVRQGPGDAIALLPPGAPGDPAAAPESPARLGGVLALAPQRSAVGRGLALHPMLGTFQSMFNVERRMAIVANVGPLVVPTSKAQYRLARHPRPAKLYSHNDQQSAWQAFAPEGATLGWGGRMADLLLSQNDWGSLFTAVSASGSAVWLAGREVRQYQVSPSGPIRMALDASHRLLGSAEAGAALQRIVTTPHSLNLLQRAYADTSKRSIEAERVLSVALATVEGSPVFGSDADMNYIHPLTGAATRNTLAQQLRIVAKMIAAARGLGVKRQLFFVSFGSFDTHDFQNRTHTDLMARLAHGLRYFDTLLGNLNARDKVTTFTASDFGRTFTSNGDGTDHGWGAHHFVMGGAVQGGDVYGTFPTYGLRNAAGNDFSSPDQVGGNGSLLPSVSVDQYAATLGRWFGLSEQQLLDVLPNLRNFSQRDLGFMRS; translated from the coding sequence ATGGGTTTGATCTCTGCCTCGCGTCGGGAGTTTCTCCGTCGTGCCGGTGCTCTGTCCGCCGTGGGCGCTGCCGGTGGCCCGTTCGCTTTCAATCTCGCGACCCTCGGCGCCGCCGCCGCGCAGACTGCTCCAACCGACTACAAGGCACTGGTGTGCGTGTTCCTGCTGGGCGGCAACGACAGCTTCAACACCGTCTTGGCGACGGACCCTGATTCCTGGAGCGCCTACAACGCGGTGCGCCAGGGCCCCGGCGATGCCATCGCCCTGTTGCCACCCGGCGCGCCCGGGGACCCCGCCGCGGCGCCCGAGTCTCCGGCGCGTCTGGGCGGCGTGCTTGCTCTGGCACCTCAGCGAAGCGCGGTGGGTCGGGGTCTCGCGCTGCATCCAATGCTTGGCACGTTCCAGAGCATGTTCAACGTGGAGCGACGGATGGCCATCGTGGCGAACGTGGGGCCGCTCGTCGTCCCGACCAGCAAGGCGCAATACCGCCTGGCCCGCCATCCGAGGCCAGCGAAGCTCTACTCGCACAACGATCAGCAGTCGGCCTGGCAGGCGTTTGCCCCGGAGGGGGCCACGCTGGGCTGGGGCGGCCGGATGGCCGACTTGCTGCTCAGCCAGAACGACTGGGGCAGCCTCTTCACGGCCGTGTCTGCGTCCGGTAGCGCTGTGTGGCTGGCAGGGCGTGAAGTGCGGCAGTATCAGGTGAGCCCGTCGGGCCCGATCAGGATGGCGCTCGATGCCAGCCACCGGCTTCTGGGCAGCGCCGAGGCGGGCGCCGCGCTGCAGCGCATCGTTACCACGCCGCACTCGCTCAACCTGCTCCAGCGAGCCTACGCCGACACGAGCAAGCGGTCCATCGAGGCGGAGCGGGTGCTGAGCGTCGCGCTGGCGACGGTGGAGGGCTCGCCGGTGTTTGGCTCGGACGCCGACATGAACTACATCCACCCGCTGACCGGCGCTGCGACAAGGAACACCCTGGCCCAGCAACTGCGCATCGTGGCCAAGATGATCGCCGCGGCCCGAGGGCTGGGCGTCAAGCGGCAATTGTTCTTCGTCAGCTTCGGCAGCTTCGACACTCACGATTTCCAGAATCGCACCCACACCGACCTGATGGCCCGCCTGGCCCATGGTCTGCGCTACTTCGACACCTTGCTGGGGAACCTGAACGCGCGCGACAAGGTCACCACCTTCACTGCCTCGGACTTCGGCCGCACCTTCACCAGCAACGGCGATGGGACCGACCACGGATGGGGTGCGCACCACTTCGTGATGGGGGGCGCGGTGCAAGGGGGCGACGTGTACGGAACGTTCCCGACATACGGCCTGCGCAATGCCGCGGGCAATGACTTCAGCAGCCCTGACCAGGTGGGAGGCAATGGCTCGCTGTTGCCCAGCGTCTCGGTCGATCAGTACGCGGCGACGCTCGGGCGCTGGTTCGGCCTGAGCGAGCAGCAACTGCTCGACGTGCTGCCCAACCTGCGCAACTTCTCGCAGCGGGACCTCGGGTTCATGCGTTCGTGA
- a CDS encoding TetR family transcriptional regulator, whose protein sequence is MVRRTKEEAEQTRRRILAAARQVFHERGVGNTSLEQIAQAAGVTRGAIYWHFANKEDLFKAMCQEVTIPFLDRMDYTLLVDPSSSPLERLRNFLLQITTTVQQDECLRCTMEILNFKCEYVGEMEKDLADYIERNEEFLDKLERTYQAARRAGQLRPGLAPRIGALETLVFVTGLLRLRLLGMPAVQRTHDVRAMIDAHVRSRECPQREPATTT, encoded by the coding sequence ATGGTCCGACGCACCAAAGAGGAAGCCGAGCAGACCCGCCGACGGATCCTGGCCGCGGCGCGCCAGGTGTTCCACGAGCGCGGTGTCGGCAATACCAGTCTGGAACAGATCGCCCAGGCCGCCGGCGTGACCCGCGGCGCCATCTACTGGCACTTCGCCAACAAGGAAGACCTCTTCAAGGCCATGTGCCAGGAAGTCACGATCCCCTTCCTGGATCGGATGGACTACACGCTGCTGGTCGATCCCTCGTCCAGCCCGCTGGAGCGGCTGCGCAACTTCCTCCTGCAGATCACGACGACCGTGCAGCAAGACGAGTGTCTGCGCTGCACGATGGAGATCCTCAACTTCAAGTGCGAGTACGTCGGTGAGATGGAAAAGGACCTGGCCGACTACATCGAGCGCAACGAGGAGTTCCTCGACAAGCTCGAGCGCACCTACCAGGCCGCCCGGCGCGCGGGCCAGTTGCGCCCGGGCCTCGCACCTCGCATCGGCGCCCTGGAGACGCTCGTGTTCGTCACCGGGCTGCTGCGCCTTCGCCTGCTCGGCATGCCGGCCGTGCAGCGGACGCACGACGTGCGCGCCATGATCGACGCGCACGTGCGCAGCCGCGAGTGCCCCCAGCGCGAGCCGGCCACCACGACGTGA
- a CDS encoding efflux RND transporter periplasmic adaptor subunit, which translates to MPVTVQSARLESVPVTIEAVGQAEGSKEVELRARVSGLLERKLYEEGQRVKAGAPMFQIERAPFEIALQQARANLAQRVAQMEQARREAQRLKPLAEQQAISQREYDEAVSNARLSEAAVAAAQAAVREAELNLSYTSVVAPISGITGRSQKSQGALVTAGSDSLLTTLTQTDPIWVRFSFSEAELARLRQSRKAEVRLLGPDGKPFLTQGRLNFAGSTVDPRVGTVQLRAEFANPELAVLPGQFVRAQVVAGQVQGYKVPQSAVMQTEQGRMVWVAREGKATPVPVETGAWVGSDWVVHKGLNEGDQVIVDNLMKLRPGAPVAPQPAGAASPGGPQGTAASVPAAGAPGASAPQGAGAAPAASR; encoded by the coding sequence ATGCCGGTCACGGTCCAGTCGGCACGCCTCGAAAGCGTGCCGGTGACGATCGAAGCCGTGGGTCAGGCCGAGGGCTCCAAGGAGGTCGAGCTGCGCGCGCGTGTCTCGGGCCTGCTGGAGCGCAAGCTCTACGAGGAAGGCCAGCGCGTCAAGGCCGGGGCACCGATGTTCCAGATCGAGCGGGCCCCGTTCGAGATCGCCTTGCAGCAGGCGCGCGCGAACCTGGCCCAGCGGGTGGCGCAGATGGAGCAGGCGCGCCGCGAGGCGCAGCGTCTCAAGCCCCTGGCCGAGCAGCAGGCGATCTCGCAGCGCGAATACGACGAGGCGGTCTCGAACGCCCGTCTGTCCGAGGCGGCGGTCGCCGCGGCGCAGGCGGCCGTGCGCGAGGCCGAACTGAACCTGTCGTACACCTCGGTCGTGGCGCCCATCTCCGGCATCACGGGGCGGTCGCAGAAGTCGCAAGGGGCTCTGGTGACGGCGGGCTCCGACAGCCTGTTGACCACCCTCACGCAGACCGACCCGATCTGGGTGCGGTTCTCGTTCTCGGAGGCGGAACTGGCGCGGCTGCGCCAATCCCGCAAGGCCGAGGTGCGACTGTTGGGCCCGGACGGCAAGCCATTCCTGACGCAGGGGCGGCTCAACTTCGCCGGCTCGACGGTGGACCCGCGGGTGGGCACCGTGCAATTGCGCGCCGAGTTCGCCAACCCCGAGCTGGCGGTGTTGCCGGGGCAGTTCGTGCGCGCTCAGGTGGTGGCCGGTCAGGTGCAGGGCTACAAGGTGCCGCAGTCGGCGGTCATGCAGACGGAGCAGGGGCGCATGGTGTGGGTGGCGCGCGAGGGCAAGGCCACCCCCGTCCCGGTGGAGACCGGTGCCTGGGTCGGCAGCGACTGGGTGGTCCACAAGGGTCTGAACGAGGGCGACCAGGTCATCGTCGACAACCTGATGAAGCTGCGCCCCGGGGCCCCGGTGGCGCCGCAACCGGCGGGTGCGGCCAGCCCGG